One segment of Bacteroides caecimuris DNA contains the following:
- a CDS encoding zincin-like metallopeptidase domain-containing protein produces MAGYRKKNADGPNSEDKALDLFAEMMIEKIEGIQKDWKKPWFTEGTLQWPRNLHGREYNGMNAFMLLLHCEKEGYKIPRFCTFDCVQKLNKPGKDGEELPRVSVLRGEKSFPVMLTTFTCIHKETKEKIKYDDYKKLSDDEKEQYNVYPKMQVFRVFNVAQTNLQEARPELWQKLERENSRPAIEEGEHFSFAPVDTMIRDNLWICPITPKYQNDAYYSITKNEIIVPEKEQFKSGESFYGTLFHEMTHSTGAENVLDRFKPTTFGSPEYAREELVAELGSALVAQRYGMTKHIKEDSCAYLKGWLDELKESPQFIKTTLLDVKRATSMITQKVDKIAQELEQNVGEKQENGAAAKENTFYSSVAYLQFSDDTRQLDELREKGDYEGLLTLAKEYYDGNGINEQHTYLSATNNKGDSLIAEDENFAVVYNGSVGGTYEVMLKFTEQEIRDHIRRYGVDIAGDTIKGVAREMAAEQFSALAYQKIPAFEMPNGEVLYVEYNKESDTLDVGQPTNAGLVAQHRFPYDHNVGLDANLQAVNEKLNELEEYRAELQEAEYGSGMRR; encoded by the coding sequence ATGGCCGGTTACAGAAAGAAGAATGCCGACGGACCGAACAGCGAGGACAAGGCTCTTGACCTGTTCGCCGAAATGATGATCGAGAAAATCGAGGGCATTCAAAAGGACTGGAAAAAGCCTTGGTTTACGGAGGGTACGCTACAGTGGCCCCGCAACCTTCACGGGCGCGAGTACAACGGGATGAATGCTTTTATGCTGCTTTTGCACTGCGAGAAAGAAGGGTACAAGATTCCCCGTTTCTGCACGTTCGATTGTGTTCAGAAGCTCAATAAGCCCGGAAAGGATGGAGAGGAACTGCCGCGTGTCTCCGTGCTTCGTGGTGAAAAATCCTTTCCGGTCATGCTCACCACGTTCACTTGTATCCATAAGGAGACTAAGGAGAAAATCAAGTATGACGATTACAAGAAACTCTCCGATGACGAAAAGGAACAATACAATGTCTATCCGAAGATGCAGGTGTTCCGGGTCTTCAATGTCGCGCAAACTAACTTGCAGGAAGCGAGACCGGAGCTGTGGCAAAAACTGGAGCGAGAAAATTCGCGTCCGGCAATCGAGGAGGGCGAGCATTTCAGTTTTGCCCCAGTCGATACGATGATAAGGGATAACCTGTGGATTTGTCCGATTACGCCGAAATATCAGAATGACGCCTACTATTCCATCACGAAGAACGAAATCATCGTACCCGAAAAGGAGCAGTTCAAATCGGGAGAATCGTTCTACGGGACACTGTTCCACGAGATGACGCACTCCACCGGAGCGGAAAACGTACTTGACAGGTTCAAGCCGACTACTTTCGGTTCTCCTGAATATGCCCGTGAGGAACTGGTGGCAGAGTTAGGCAGCGCACTGGTCGCACAGCGTTACGGCATGACCAAGCATATCAAGGAGGACAGTTGCGCGTATCTTAAAGGTTGGCTTGATGAGCTGAAGGAATCGCCACAGTTCATCAAGACAACGCTTCTGGACGTGAAAAGGGCAACCTCGATGATTACCCAGAAGGTGGATAAGATAGCGCAAGAACTGGAACAAAATGTCGGCGAGAAGCAGGAAAACGGAGCGGCAGCAAAGGAGAATACATTTTATTCTTCTGTTGCGTATCTCCAATTTTCGGATGACACGAGGCAGCTTGACGAACTTCGGGAGAAAGGCGATTACGAGGGATTGCTGACGCTTGCCAAGGAGTATTACGACGGCAATGGCATCAACGAACAGCATACTTATTTATCGGCCACGAACAACAAGGGTGACAGCCTTATTGCCGAGGATGAGAATTTCGCTGTCGTGTACAACGGGAGTGTCGGGGGAACCTACGAGGTGATGTTGAAATTCACGGAGCAGGAAATCCGAGACCATATCCGGCGTTACGGTGTCGATATCGCCGGAGATACAATAAAAGGGGTTGCCAGGGAGATGGCGGCGGAACAGTTCTCCGCTTTGGCGTATCAAAAGATTCCGGCCTTCGAGATGCCGAACGGTGAAGTGCTATATGTCGAATATAACAAGGAATCCGATACGCTTGATGTCGGGCAACCCACCAATGCCGGGCTGGTCGCGCAGCATCGTTTCCCTTACGACCACAATGTCGGGCTGGATGCCAATCTGCAAGCCGTGAACGAGAAGCTGAACGAGCTGGAAGAGTATCGGGCAGAACTACAAGAGGCAGAATACGGCAGCGGTATGCGCCGGTAA